The following proteins are encoded in a genomic region of Spirosoma sp. SC4-14:
- a CDS encoding DUF4405 domain-containing protein, whose translation MKSKNLVSLSVALAFLVLASTGLLIYFGQGTHPVEHTHAWFGILFVIAAVFHIVNNWASLKGYSQDRKTGGIRKEFIIPTALAAVFAIGIAADVPVFDKLANAGKMLVRGNKPKPGGPLSQQAVDSIAHSTEATYLKAYSTSDTASLWSVVDKKALIRNESGAVGTGSETLPDLMKLASTSASQHTVDRAESIDNNFIMVYGTLTNPSNPAKLLYSHLLKQKDNAWKIVAIQTAQPTSLPGTPVASK comes from the coding sequence ATGAAATCAAAAAACTTAGTTAGCCTCTCTGTTGCACTGGCCTTTCTCGTTTTAGCCAGTACTGGCCTGTTAATTTATTTCGGGCAGGGTACTCATCCCGTCGAACACACGCATGCCTGGTTCGGCATTCTGTTTGTGATTGCCGCTGTATTCCACATCGTCAATAACTGGGCTTCGCTCAAAGGCTATTCCCAGGACCGTAAAACAGGTGGTATTCGAAAAGAGTTTATTATTCCAACGGCACTGGCTGCTGTTTTCGCCATTGGTATTGCTGCCGATGTACCCGTATTCGATAAGCTGGCAAATGCCGGAAAAATGCTGGTTCGTGGCAACAAGCCCAAACCCGGTGGCCCGCTCTCTCAACAAGCCGTAGATTCCATTGCGCACAGCACAGAAGCGACTTACCTAAAGGCATACAGCACAAGCGATACGGCCAGCCTATGGTCTGTGGTCGATAAAAAAGCTCTTATCAGAAATGAATCAGGTGCAGTTGGTACTGGCTCAGAAACGCTGCCCGACCTGATGAAACTAGCCAGCACTTCGGCATCACAACATACCGTCGATCGGGCCGAATCGATTGATAATAATTTCATTATGGTCTATGGCACCCTCACAAACCCGAGTAACCCGGCCAAACTCTTATACAGCCATTTACTGAAACAAAAAGATAACGCCTGGAAAATTGTAGCTATCCAAACGGCTCAACCCACATCATTGCCAGGCACTCCCGTTGCTTCGAAGTAA